AGTTTTCGCTAGGGAGACTTATATACCGGTATTGGCTAATGTTCGGAATGAGACTCCCCAGTTTGATATTAGTGTTTATGAAGTACACATCACCCGTCTCTCGGACTGCCTGCACTAATAGAGTGTTATTGGGACGAAAATGCGTCTTGACATCTGAGTTTAAGCGAATAGTGGATGGCAATCAGGACTCAGTCATTAACACTGCTTGACAAAGGAAACACATTTTCGAGTGCTCGTAACCATAGTTTTCAGTCGCTGTGTGTTTGGGAGATAAACATCTTTccattttttgttgtatttgtattatagatatttAAAAGGGAAACATTGAAACTTCATTCTTTTGTGCAAATACGTTTTACTCCAAAACGTCCAGATTGCCCACCGCGAAAACGGTTACCTATACGATTGTTTATAAATCGGGCTAGATCTAGCTTACATCAACAAACCATCGGTGTCTGAGAAGTGGTAAGTATCAGGTTAAAAGGCCCAGAATTTCTCCTCTGATATAACATACGTATCTGATTAAAATTGATGTTGGGATCCTGCATGAGGCGAGGAAACAAAATCATAAAGAACTGATAATGGCTTAGACTTAACATAAACATTCGCTATTTAGGTTCTATTGTAACGACTAAGTACAGTCACGGATTTCACGACGATGAAGCATGCGATTATTAAAGCATTTCTTCGAAAACAATTTTTATCTATCGTGTATTTTTGATGTAACTgataaataacaaacatattacTTTCAGAAACCCCTGAAATCAAAAATGACTACCAAGCCGTATGATGACCCCGTCATTCCACAGTATTGGGACCAGCCAATCCTTCGCCACCTTACTAAGCTACAGGACATGTCTAACGTCCAAGGAGTTTCGAACGATATCCAGACACAGATTCAGATCTGTATAGATTGTATCAAAGTAAGTATTGGTAGATAAttgtaatagataacagttTTACGCAGCATCTAGTATTCGTGAGGGATTTCCATTGTCACAGATTTTGAAAGAACTCTTGGTTTCCctcaaatatcaaattacttTAGATACAGCAGACTTGCTGACAAGCTATATCATCacgatataacatcagttaTTGAAAATGGTTCCGGTTTTTGTCGAGGACAATCAATGGAAACACATTCCCATTGTGGTATGTTTCTCCAGtaacataataaataaaatctaaCATTCATGTTCACATAATATTAAATCtataatatttgaatatattaaCTTCATATAGAATAGGactcatttcattttaatttaagaaaatcaatatcatactCTTGTACATGCATATTGATAGATTTACTGAACTTAAGTTACCAGTGGCtaatttgatatttacaaaatattcgtTTATTTTCAATGCTTGATGATTATAAGTAAAATTAGATGCATTCAAGTGGGTGTAGAGAACttataaatataaagaaaatattctgCTTTGTTTTCTCTGTCTGCGTCTAGGCAAGGGAGGACTACTGTGATGACATCACGTCCCTATCAAGCACTGCTATTGAGAATCTGGTATACCAGACAAACCAACAAAACTGGCAGCAGGTGTACGACCGTGGCGACATCCAGTGGAAGGTGGGACCAGGCATGCTTACAGGAGAATTGGAGGGTACGGTAATAAGACGATGCTTCATTGAAAAAGTTGATTAAAAATTCATATTAAGTAAACGTGCTTACCAATTAGGTGAACATTTACAAACAGCATAGTGACATTCATGTCTGTTTATGAACTATGCCAATATGTATACTTGCTCTACATTTGTTTGAAGTCAAATTATCTAAGCGTTACCCGCAGACAAGTGGAGCCCTTGAAGAGAAGTTCTTACTAATAAGTGTTTGGAAAGGCTCTCTCGGGGAACTACGGTTTACTCCAACAATAACACTTCTCGCCCGCTTCCATCCATGCCAAcaattgttgtaatataaagttTAAATTAACTACATTATTGTACATATCACAAGCTATCCAATAGTGTATTATACCAAATGAGTGAAGAAACAACTCTTTATGTGCAGATGAgtgtaaatttatttcaaattctatCAAGATTAGCGTGCAAGGGAACGTGTGGAATGGCAAGAACAGCCTGCAATGCTTTCGGAATTAGAAAGTTAGAATTGGTAGGAATGCTTTTGAATCCCTTATTGTAACCTAAATGTAAACATCGCAAACCCCATATTCTGCGCTACTTTGTATTCCCGTTTtccaatacatttttttattgaaaataaaatattgatttacagGGAACTTCTTAAAAACGCTTGTCAGTATGTCAAATGCCAAGAGAGTTCTTGAAGTTGGCCTGTTCACTGGAAATAGTGCTCTTGCAATGGCAGAGGCACTTCCGGTTGACGGAAAGGTGGTTGCGTTGGAGATATCGGAATACATTGGGAAATTTGCGCGAAAGCTGATGGATGAATCACCTCATGGAAAGAAGATTGATATACAAATAGGTAAcgggaaaaaacaaaaaaacaaaaatagaaaaaaataaggaTAATAACGTGTTGGTTCTTTATTAAATTTATCTGACTATGATCTAACATAGGCCCGTCTACAATATCTGTTTAAGGCCCAGCTAAAGATAACATGGAGAAGCTCGCACAAGAAGGACACCAGTTTGACATAGTGTTTATTGACGCCAATAAGGAGGGATACATGGACTACTATAAAGTAATTGGCTATATCtagatttaaacattttctcatgcgacatttaaaattcaatattaactGGGATTAACGACGGAGCAAGTgaggtacactgtatataaatataaggatcaCTGAAGGTATTGGATGCATATCAGATTGCATTTTCATTAATAATGAACGTTTTTTGTAATATCACACCAGTCCTAATTGTATACTCACTTCACAGCTCCAGCTTTCCTAATGTCTGAGATATTACAGCGACAATCAGTTATGAATAGCTAACATATTAAGCCAACAAAACTGTCTATGTTAACAGATCATCATGGATAACAACATGCTTAGCCCTCGTGGCACTATTCTGATTGACAACGCGCTACATGGGGGCATGGCGTACTTGTCCCCTGAAAACGCCCTTCTCCCAGGGATGGAAGCGGTCAACATGGTAATAACAAAATTCAACGAGTATGTCTACAACGACGACAGGGTCAGCCAGGTAATACATTAATAACTAGATGTTAAGGTAGATCTGAGTATCATCTACCTGAAAATTATTTCTACTAAGGGGCAGCTACTCTTACATTATATGCAAAAACATATTGGCATTAGTATTTCTTTTCAGTTTAAGTAATTAGCGAGGTAAGTTCATTATACACACTTGCAACAAATGTCAATTATCCCCTATCCCCATAGTATCTGCTTGTAATTAAGTGTAATTAGGTTAAGTGGACGCAAACGGGTGTCTGATAAATTCTCCAACGTTATTAGATAATTGGTATGAAAACAGGTATCTTATACAGTCATCTTATTAACAAGTTTCAACATATTATAAGGTTTTCATTAACGATATTTGAATAATCTACGTTGTTTGAGTATGACTTATTGAACTGTTCATTATTGTCGACTTTAGGTCATTTGACCCCTAGGgacagaggggcggggcccaaaaaggggaagtttgctgaaattttgctttaaaatcctactcctccttaacccttcgATGGATATTATCCAAATTTCGAGTGAAACATCATTTGTGGAGGGCGATCaaactgtatataaatgaggctggtcctACCACTAGGGacagaagggcggggcccaaaatTTGGAACCTGGCTGAAATGTTGCTTTAAGATGCTACTTCTCATTTATCCAAAGTAGATAAGAACCatatttgatctgaaacataactggctgcgtaTAGACAATTTACGGTAATGATGCttgattgaggggtgtgtccctgctgtaagtgtttgtcagatgaccagATGTCagtgtataacgatataacGTATAGGCTATAGAAATATCGTTTTGTTCAGTGATCATCATTTCGTTTACTATTAGTAGACTAGGGTATGCAACtctgatatgtttataataaGT
This DNA window, taken from Pecten maximus chromosome 3, xPecMax1.1, whole genome shotgun sequence, encodes the following:
- the LOC117324289 gene encoding probable caffeoyl-CoA O-methyltransferase 1 isoform X1, which gives rise to MNLLLKKPLKSKMTTKPYDDPVIPQYWDQPILRHLTKLQDMSNVQGVSNDIQTQIQICIDCIKAREDYCDDITSLSSTAIENLVYQTNQQNWQQVYDRGDIQWKVGPGMLTGELEGNFLKTLVSMSNAKRVLEVGLFTGNSALAMAEALPVDGKVVALEISEYIGKFARKLMDESPHGKKIDIQIGPAKDNMEKLAQEGHQFDIVFIDANKEGYMDYYKIIMDNNMLSPRGTILIDNALHGGMAYLSPENALLPGMEAVNMVITKFNEYVYNDDRVSQVMIPIRDGVLAIRRKDEFEGEM
- the LOC117324289 gene encoding probable caffeoyl-CoA O-methyltransferase 1 isoform X2, which translates into the protein MTTKPYDDPVIPQYWDQPILRHLTKLQDMSNVQGVSNDIQTQIQICIDCIKAREDYCDDITSLSSTAIENLVYQTNQQNWQQVYDRGDIQWKVGPGMLTGELEGNFLKTLVSMSNAKRVLEVGLFTGNSALAMAEALPVDGKVVALEISEYIGKFARKLMDESPHGKKIDIQIGPAKDNMEKLAQEGHQFDIVFIDANKEGYMDYYKIIMDNNMLSPRGTILIDNALHGGMAYLSPENALLPGMEAVNMVITKFNEYVYNDDRVSQVMIPIRDGVLAIRRKDEFEGEM